agtgaggacaaaatgCACAAAAATGATTCGTGTTGGTCTGTGATCTATGATCCTAGAGTGTTGCTATGAGTAAGTAGAATCGGTCCAgaagtggacggggtgttacaactcGCCATCGATTTCGTCAGGAGTCATGGCATCGCTTGCCTCCTCGCGACAACGACAACGTGACTCCCTCCTCTTTTTTCCAACAGCTCCGTCCCGCGCCGGTGACCGCTACTATCCGAAGGGTTGCACTCAAACTGGTGCCTTAAATTGGTCAAATTGTAGTTTTTTGACCAAATTTTATGAAATAGGCATATCTAACAATGCCTTAAACTAGTGTCTTAAATTGAAATATGTGACTCTATACAGGAAAAACTACTCCAACAGTGACTCATTTCATAAAATTTGGTCAAAAAATTATAGAACACTCTCAAGttcctcaaatatactacaccgtagtggtTTGCTCTATAATCTAGATTTATGATTTTATTGTTGGAGAAGAATATTTTGTTGCtgtcctaaattctataaaatatacttatttttaaattataatACATTTTTATAAGttcctcaaatatactacactgtATGAGTCGACCGCGAGCCATGCCGTTCACGGGGCTGGTAGTGAGCTGCGTGTGGAGGGTTGGCTGCGAGCCCGCCTAGGAGGCATGCCACTGAACGCTCGGAAGGAAAAACATATAGGAGAAACAAGGAATggagagaaagaaagagaagaTGAAGAGCTGCCGTGTATAGAAGTTAGACCAAGATGGAGTTGTATCACACTTTAACGAATCTCAAATCCAGGAAGAGATTCAGATTTTCTTTTTTAAGTggcggccgacgggagttagttaaTCGTCGTCGGCCTAAGcgcgggccgacgggagttacttaatccccgtcggctacgttgactggccgacgggaattaattaatccccgtcggccttaTTCTGGCCGACAggaattaattaattcccgtcggcccgcacgcaggccgacgggaattaatataGCCGACGGGGATGCTTTGGATTGCTGTAGTGGTTATACACTATGATATTTCTTCTACGAGGAGATGCCCTTTTGGTCTAACAACTTGGGATTCAAGATAAAGCTTGGCTTATATTAATGACTAAAACTTGACGAACTAAAAGCAACATGTTGAtagcctaactccacataaagctagtccacttcttcAGCAAAATGGGACATttactgagtatgttgatgtgtactcacccttgctttcacacaaaaacaccaggttgcccccactgcaatcactgctcaggagaagacgaaggcaATGAGGCACATTTCTAGACTTAGATTAGCGCAATACCTATGGGAAGCGACGACACGAAGAAGACAACATGCTGGGACAGAGGCGGCGGAGGGGGGACCGTACTCGTGTGGTATCCTGACCcggtggatggtgatatcctatcccaaggcttaatagaattaatagagtactcatatcaacaaggtacatcttctttttcggaagcctatctcgaaagaacctccaagttaagcgtgtttggcttagagcaatttgggatgggtgaccgatcgggaagttttctcgggtgcgcatgagtgaggacaaagtgcacacaaaagactcgtgttgatcTGTGGGGATGGTCTATGATCCTATAGGGTTGCCAGAAGTAAGTACCACTGGTCCGGGAGTGGAtggggtgttacaaatggtatcagagccgaccctcgcggttttacgggcgtgtgtgggctagaggttcgggtatatggcgtatAGTGCATGTGGACCCGGaggggtcacatggcatggcatatgacgacactagacatacgaacatggctaagaggggaggttcctagcTTGGGGTTGATTGACGAGGACGTCAGTCTTCTAAGGGAGGTGGATTGTGACATCCTGAACTCGATGGATGGTGATATCCTTGCCTaagacttaatagaattaatagaatacttataccaacaaggtgcatcttttttcggaagcctatctcgaaagaacctccaagttaagcgtgcttggcttgaagcaatttgggatgggtggccgaccgagaagttttctcgagtgcgcatgagtgaggacaaaatgCACAAAAATgattcgtgttggtctgtggggatgatCCATGATCCTAGATTGTTGCTATGAGTAAGTATCGTCGGTCCAgaagtggacggggtgttacaactcGCCATCGATTTCGTCAGGAGTCATGGCATCGCTTGCCTCCTCGCGACAACGACAGCGTGACTCCCTCCTCTTTTTTCCAACAGCTCCGTCCCGCGCCGGTGACCGCTACTATCCGAAGGGTTGCACTCAAACTGGTGCCTTAAATTGGTCAAATTGTAGTTTTTTGACCAAATTTCATGAAATAGGCATATCTAACAATGCCTTAAACTAGTGTCTTAAATTGAAATATGTGACTCTATACAGGAAAAACTACTCCAACAGTGACTCATTTCATAAAATTTGGTCAAAAAATTATAGAACACTCTCAAGttcctcaaatatactacaccgtagtggtTTGCTCTATAATCTAGATTTATGATTTTATTGTTGGAGAAGAATATTTTGTTGCtgtcctaaattctataaaatatacttatttttaaattataatACATTTTTATAAGttcctcaaatatactacactgtATGAGTCGACCGCGAGCCATGCCGTTCACGGGGCTGGTAGTGAGCTGCGTGTGGAGGGTTGGCTGCGAGCCCGCCTAGGAGGCATGCCACTGAACGCTCGGAAGGAAAAACATACAGGAGAAACAAGGAATggagagaaagaaagagaagaTGAAGAGCTGCCGTGTATAGAAGTTAGACCAAGATGGAGTTGTATCACACTTTAACGAATCTCAAATCCAGGCAGAGATTCAGATTTTGTTTTTTAAGTGGTATGGTTTGTTAGAAATTTAGACATTTTCAATATCattttaattctataaattaacattatggtgATATCATATAAAAGATGATTAATCATAAAAACCATGatgtcaaatatatccataacaatatggaacatgagaacataaaacatatgaatcatataaatataataagcatataaacatggtacATGTATCATGGCGGAACAACTAAAAATAAatagatagcaacataaacagtatgactgtaaaattaaaacaaacagatatgATATATTACTAGCATGAACAGACATTAGAAATGTCATGATATGATATGACAAAACAGATTGGATAAATTCATGTATACATACAAAACAGTAGAGATGAacgtatgaaacatatataatctgtagAACGTAAAACGGTAAGGAACTGAAATGATCATACCATTCCATGTGCTCCGAGGATTCTGATTCTTATCCAGCTTCTCTTGTCATGTCGTGATGTTCGGGgcatgggcagtcgcgtagacgctccctaaAAATCTAATTGACGATTCCCCGTGCGCGCAGAGTTACGAGATGGGAATACCCGTACTTGCTGCTCgactgtgattctgaaagagTTATGCGCTTGTTCCCAAGCGACAGGAGTTCTCCCCTTTTAACCTTTCGCAGAAGAGAAGCTGAAGGAAAAGGGTCTCTCATGCGGCTGTTCAAGAGACGggcaactgaaaggtttaacccggagttgaaactcccgcggttaatgagtgctaaaaaattaacacaaccacgctCGCCCGCTCGCTACCTGCCACGCCCGGCCCAGCCCGGCCggtggcggcgcgcgcgcgtgacACGCCCTTGttcgtttcttgacttctcaaattaagtgaAATAATTCTCACCATATAAGTAAAGCTAACGATCCTTGGAATTGCAATATGATACTATTGGTATTGTCCACAATTACACATCATATAGTTTATTaattaaatgggccaagcccataaaagatccaacatgaTTTTGCTAAATAAATGTTTAATATTAGAGAAAAGTAATTTACTAGCCATTTGGTAAAATTTGTCCGATTTGATTCTCTTTCAATGGTAGAGTTATGCTAAATAAATCCTTAATAATAGGTAAAAGTAATTTTGCAGTCATTTGGTAAAATTCGTCGGAGTCAGTGGGAGGTGGCATAGCTCTGCACCAAGCACCTCGTACCAAAAGTTGTGTTTTGTCAAATTTGCCAGACAGTCGCAGCTTTTTGCATAGGCAAGCTTTCAGAAAACCAGATTTCAAAAAAccgaagcaaaaaaaaaaaactagAAAGGCCAAAAGCTAAATGACGTCGAGCCCGCGAGCTCCCGTAACGCCTATACAATCTGGGCCTCGGCCCGCCTACGTAACTCGACCCGCTTGCCCGCCTGCCGCCCTGCCACAAACTGTCGACCGGAGGCCGGAGCAAATGCGACTAGCCGAAGCGGCCGCGGCGGAACACCTCGGCGATCGGCGTGCGTACCTTCCACGCGGGAGTGCGGGACCGTTGCTGCGACGCTGCGTCAGATCGACGCGCGGCGCGTCCGCCCCCCACCCTCTCGCCGCCTATATAACTCGCGCCCGAATCGGCGGCTCCCTCCTTTGCCCTCTCCGCGCACCTTCCACCACGCTCTGGAAGCTGTTTCCCCTTTCTCGAGAGTTTAGAAAGCTGGTGCAGAGATGGCCGGGGAGAGCTGCGTCCCCAAGCCCCTGTTCGGCGGCGCCATCTTCACCACCTTCCCCGACCGCTTCCAGGTACCCCCCCCCTCCCGCCGCCGCATCTTCCTTGCCCTCCTAGTTGTAGTTCCTTTTTTCCCGTCGTGCGTGTGTGCAGTGTGCTTACGCTTCGTTGGGATTTTCGTGTTTTGATTTGTGCAGGACGTGAGCAACATCCGGGAGGTCCCCGACCATCAGGTTCGTAAGACCCTTTCTTCCGAGTTCTTGTCTACATGGATGTTCGCTTGTCGTTTGTATAATTTGTTTAAATTTACTCTGTTGGGCTGTGCTGCGCAGGAGGTTCTCGTTGATCCATCCCGCGACGAGAGCCTCATTTTCGAGCTACTTGACCTCAAGGGCGAGGTGGACGACGCCGGCAGCGCGCTCTGGTTCCTGCAAGACATCGCCAACGAGCAAGACGCCGGGGACAACTTGGTTGGTAACAATAGTCAATAGTCCTTTGACTTGCCTGTACTGTTTAATGAATGATCAGCTACCGCCTGCTGGAGGCTGTCTGCTACTCTAGTTTGCAATGTAAACTGTCCATGAAATACAGCCAATCTGGTCCGAAACCATGTGTGTGCGTACTGTGCCTTGGATGGCAATGTTACCTGATTGTACTGCATTGATGAACAGAAGAGACCTGTTGGTAAAGTTTTGCTGGTTTGTTTTTCAAGGTGGTAGAGCATTCTGGGACACTTGAACTGGCTGCTTTGCATCTCGGAGAAGCTCCTGCAGTGGCTGCAACTGCAGTTGGCCAGCTGGTAAGCTCATTTACTCTAGAAATTTGTTGTGCCACCCTGATCGTCAATCAATCTCCCACTGATTGGTGTTTTTCAGTGTTTCTTTGCATAAGATTGTGGAAAAATTCTGGTCTTGTAGAAATGTAATGCTATGTTGTTGCGATGCATAGAATAAACTAGTTTTCAGTACCAATTTGATATCCTTGAGAACGATAACTATGAATCTGCATCAGTTAGTTTGCTCAAATGTTCATATATGGTACCTGCATCTTTAGAAATCAGATATGATCAAGACATGTATAAGTACATCATTCTCATATCATGTATTGAGAGAATTGGTCATCCAGGAAATACTGTGACATATATGTTTGAACTGTATGAATGGTTATGTTAGCATTTCTAGTTCAGTTTATCGGTATGCATTGAAACGATCTAGTATTAGCACCATATAAGAGTTGTACAATAAATTTCATTGTAGAATCTCATGCTGCCTTCTCATTGTTTACGTAGGCCGTCTCAAAAGGGAGGCAGGGCAGAGAAGCACAAAACATTGTTCGAGTGAGTATACCCACCCTTGATGATAACATTACATGGTAAATTTTAGCTACTTCTCAAATTGAATTACATGTTTCCTTTTACAGATTTACCTGGCAAACATACGCCTTAAGAATGCGGCAACCGATGTACTTATCACCGCATATGAGCCATTGTTGATAAAGTAAACCATCTCGACCACTATCACGGCACTTTCCATTATTAATTCGTATTTTATTCTTGAACAAAACAATTTCAACATTTCGTACTTTGTCAAGGTTGGGATTGTGTCCCAATTTTACATCACACAAGACAACCTATTATTTTTGGTTTCTTGAAGGACAGGCCTGGCAAAGTGGTAGAAGCCTTTCCACCGAGCCTAAGGTTCTAGGTTCGACATAGCCTCTCTGTAAAATGCAGGGATAAGGCTTGAGTTGGTCATTCCTGTCAAGGGCGTATTGATCAAGGGTAGGCGGCCCTCGACTACGGAGTTCGTAGTCTCCTGTCGTGTCTTCCAGGACCGAAGGTTATGCCCCTTACGATGGCTGGGCTTGAGagtagatagagagagagagatgggtaATTGTTTTTCCTTCCCCCTTCTCAAGTGTTGATTACATGTATATATAGCCCACGGCTGAAACAGAAAGGTTAATCCTTTCCTAAATAATAGGCTAGATAACCTCTAACAGAAAGGAGTAATCTCCTCCTAAATAATAGGCTAGATATCTTCTTTTGCCTAATCCTGCGGCTAGTTGGTTTGGGCAGCCGCCTCCTGTGCTGCACGCTCGGCCGCCCTGCGTACGTCGCGGGCGCGACGTCGCCTGGAGTAGGGGATGccgtacatgacatctctccccccCTCGATCACCAGCTCTTCCTCGAGCTGGAACGCTGGGTACTTGGCGGCGAAGGCGTCGAGATCTTCCCATGTGGAGGAAGCTACGGGTTCTCCCTTCCAGCGGATGAGCACCTGTCGAACCCCGCGAGCGATGCGAGTGCGTACAGCACGTTCCGGCTCAGGGTCGATGGCTCCATGATGAACAGCGGGTAACGGTGGTGGTGTCGCGGGAGGCTCGCCCACCCATTTCTTGAGGAGGccgacatggaacacatcatgaagctTGGCGCGTGGAGGCAACTCGAGACGTACAACCACCTCATTGATGAGCTCGGTGACTCGGTACGGCCCAAAGAAGCGGGGCTGAAGCTTGCTCCTCGGCGCCTGAGAAATGGAAGCCACCGGCCGCTGACGGAGTCGGAGGAGCACCCAGTCCCCAACGGCATAGGAGACATGGCGGTGAGCTTTGTCGTAGTAGCGCTTCTGGATTGCCTGGGCCTGCTCTAGGCGGTGACGGACGTCGGCCAAGAATTCTTCACGTTCGGCCATTGTTTGGGCCACAGCAGCCACGCGCGTGTCCCCTACTTCATATGATCTGATGGTGGGCGGTTCGCGACCGTATACCACCCGAAATGGTGTCTCCTGTAGAGAAGACTGGTACGCTGTGTTGTATGTATATTCTGCCCAAGGCAGCCACCACAACCAGTCCCGCGGCCGGTCGCCGGAGAAACAACGGAGGTACATGGTGATGACGCGGTTGGCAGCCTCTGACTGTCCATCGGACTGCGGATGGAACGCCGTGGTCATATGTAGCTTGGCGCCCATGAGCCTCATCAGCTCCCTCCAGAACGTGGAGGTGAACACCGGATCGCTATCAGAAACCATGGATTGCGGCATCCCGTGGAGGCGTACAATGTCGGTGAAGAACGCCTGTGCCACAAACTCAGAAGAGTACGGGTGAGCTAAGGGGATGAAATGGCAGTACTTGCTGAAGCGATCACCACCGTTAGGATGACGGATTTTCCTTTGACCCGGGGCAGAGCCTCGATGAAGTCCAGCCCGATGTCAGTCCACACTCCAGTCGACACGGGCAGTGGAAGAAGAAGACCCGCCGGTTGCAGATGCTCCGTCTTGAAGCGTTGGCACGTAGGGCAGGCGCGGACGAAGTCCTGGACGACGTGACGCATGTCGGAAAAGTGGAAGTCGCGCCGGAGTCGGTGGAGAGTGCGCTGCATGCCCTCATGTCCATCCCCGTGCACCGCGGCCACGATCTCCAGCAGGAGTGGCGAGGTGGGAGGGATGTACAGCCGACCATCATAGGTGACCAGCCCGTCGACGAGGCCCCACGGGGCTGTACgggtactgaaagtcgcctagagggggggggggtgaatagggcgaaactgaaattctcaaaaataatcacaactacaagccgggttagcgttagaaatataaacgagtccgcgagagagggagcaaaacaaatcgcaagcaaatgaagagtgtgacacgcggatttgttttaccgaggttcggttcttgcaaacctactccccgttgaggaggccacaaaggccgggtctctttcaacccttccctctctcaatcggtccctcggaccgagtgagcttctcttctcaaattacttgggaatcaaacttcccgcaagggccaccacacaattggtgcctcttgcctcaattacaagtgagtgtttgatcacaagaaa
This portion of the Zea mays cultivar B73 chromosome 2, Zm-B73-REFERENCE-NAM-5.0, whole genome shotgun sequence genome encodes:
- the LOC100193020 gene encoding uncharacterized LOC100193020 translates to MAGESCVPKPLFGGAIFTTFPDRFQDVSNIREVPDHQEVLVDPSRDESLIFELLDLKGEVDDAGSALWFLQDIANEQDAGDNLVVEHSGTLELAALHLGEAPAVAATAVGQLAVSKGRQGREAQNIVRIYLANIRLKNAATDVLITAYEPLLINPLSESAAAVAAGPAIPAEQVGCLPMSEVFKLAVTNFNVRDWNLFDGGP